The proteins below are encoded in one region of Gemmatimonadota bacterium:
- the purL gene encoding phosphoribosylformylglycinamidine synthase subunit PurL: MPHPERAVDALLGSCDGRPLFESVRDHAEARRAATPRTRTRTRTRLAARQSSAAAPNTASSTQPQAARAADASGQGHVPDGRKTAIEPGRATRSGTGTGAGTGTGTSSPPPAPCPGDPPITPPLGAQHGLSAEEYARILDLLGRPPTYTELGVFSALWSEHCGYKNSKPLLKMLPTQAPWVLQGPGENAGVIDLGAGWALAFKIESHNHPSAVEPYQGAATGVGGILRDVFTMGARPVAVLDSLRFGPLSHSRSRYLLAGVVKGAGDYGNCVGIPNLGGEIYFDAPYAANPLVNVMALGLLRKGQLIRAHASGPGNPILAVGARTGRDGIHGATFASEELAAQSEASRPQVQVGDPFTEKLLLEASLELVRSGSIVGIQDMGAAGLASSSSEMAARAGTGVDIDVTRLPTREPGMTPYEILLSESQERMLVVARAGHEPQVTRILGKWQLEAAVIGQVTADGVYRVREHGRVVCQIPAAALVNGCPTYLREGRESVEVERLRAWDPSELDATPTATHPMRLLLRLLSSPSIASKQWIYQQYDTTVRTATVLPPGRSDAGVLRLRGTSLGIAATVDGNGRYVYLNPRRGAMIAVAEAARNLVCVGARPRAVTDNLNFGNPLKPEVYYQFREAVLGIAEACRRFETPVVGGNVSFYNESPGGGIYPTPVIGMVGVLEDVGRRLGLGFRDPGDAVVLLGRNTSELGGSEYLKVIHGRLAGDAPALDLDAEKALQEAVLALAAAGLLKSAHDCSEGGLAVCLAESAIAEPERLLGLEVELADDLPLVALLFGEAQGRVVVSCAPEHAPRVLQTAAEFGVPAAALGHVGEVGGRFVIRTPTARLDLPAAELAEAYHQAIPRLMEHSPAAVEVEIEHPPMPR, encoded by the coding sequence CAAGACCGCCATTGAGCCCGGCAGGGCCACGCGTTCGGGTACGGGTACGGGTGCGGGTACGGGTACGGGTACGTCGTCGCCACCCCCAGCCCCCTGCCCCGGCGACCCGCCCATCACCCCCCCGCTCGGCGCCCAGCACGGACTGAGCGCAGAGGAATACGCGCGCATTCTCGACCTCCTGGGCCGCCCGCCCACCTACACCGAGCTGGGCGTCTTCAGTGCCCTGTGGTCGGAGCACTGTGGTTACAAGAACTCGAAGCCGCTGCTCAAGATGCTCCCGACCCAGGCTCCCTGGGTGCTCCAGGGACCGGGCGAGAACGCCGGCGTCATCGACCTGGGCGCGGGCTGGGCACTGGCCTTCAAGATCGAGTCGCACAACCACCCGTCCGCCGTCGAGCCATATCAGGGCGCAGCCACTGGGGTGGGCGGCATCCTGCGCGACGTATTCACCATGGGCGCGCGGCCCGTGGCGGTGCTGGATTCGCTACGCTTCGGCCCGCTGTCGCACTCCCGCTCGCGCTACCTGCTGGCCGGGGTGGTCAAGGGCGCCGGTGACTATGGCAACTGCGTGGGCATCCCCAACCTAGGCGGCGAGATCTACTTCGATGCTCCCTATGCCGCCAACCCGCTGGTCAACGTCATGGCCCTGGGACTGCTGCGCAAAGGGCAACTGATCCGGGCGCACGCCAGCGGGCCGGGCAATCCCATCCTGGCTGTGGGCGCGCGCACCGGCCGCGACGGGATCCATGGCGCCACCTTCGCCAGCGAGGAGCTGGCCGCGCAATCGGAGGCCAGCCGTCCCCAGGTGCAGGTGGGGGACCCGTTCACGGAGAAGCTGCTCCTAGAGGCTTCGCTCGAGCTGGTCAGGAGCGGGAGCATTGTCGGAATCCAGGACATGGGCGCCGCCGGCCTGGCCTCGTCCTCCAGTGAGATGGCGGCCCGCGCCGGCACCGGTGTGGACATAGACGTGACCCGCCTCCCCACCCGCGAGCCCGGGATGACGCCCTACGAGATCCTGCTTTCCGAATCCCAGGAGCGGATGCTGGTGGTGGCCCGCGCCGGCCACGAGCCCCAGGTGACGCGCATCCTGGGCAAGTGGCAGCTCGAGGCGGCCGTCATCGGCCAGGTCACTGCCGACGGCGTGTACCGCGTACGGGAGCACGGTCGCGTGGTCTGCCAGATCCCGGCCGCCGCCCTCGTGAATGGCTGCCCGACCTACCTGCGGGAGGGGCGGGAGTCCGTCGAGGTCGAGCGGCTGCGCGCCTGGGACCCCTCCGAGCTGGACGCCACCCCCACCGCCACACACCCCATGCGGCTGCTGCTCCGGCTCCTGAGCTCGCCCAGCATCGCCTCCAAGCAGTGGATCTACCAGCAGTACGACACCACCGTCCGCACGGCCACTGTGCTCCCGCCTGGCCGCAGCGACGCGGGCGTGCTCCGGCTCCGCGGCACCAGCCTGGGCATCGCCGCCACGGTAGACGGCAACGGCCGCTACGTCTATCTCAACCCCCGCCGCGGCGCCATGATCGCTGTGGCGGAGGCCGCCCGCAACCTGGTCTGCGTGGGAGCACGGCCCCGTGCCGTGACCGACAACCTTAACTTCGGCAACCCGCTCAAGCCGGAAGTCTACTACCAGTTCCGCGAGGCCGTGCTGGGCATTGCCGAGGCCTGCCGCCGCTTCGAGACGCCCGTGGTGGGCGGCAACGTCTCCTTCTACAACGAGAGCCCGGGCGGCGGCATTTACCCTACGCCCGTGATCGGCATGGTAGGCGTCCTGGAGGACGTCGGGCGCCGGCTCGGCCTGGGCTTCCGCGATCCGGGCGATGCGGTGGTGCTGCTGGGCCGCAACACCTCCGAGCTGGGCGGCTCGGAGTACCTCAAGGTGATTCACGGCCGCCTCGCCGGCGATGCGCCCGCCCTGGATCTGGATGCGGAGAAAGCGCTGCAGGAGGCCGTGCTCGCGCTGGCGGCCGCCGGCCTGCTCAAGAGCGCGCACGACTGCTCGGAGGGCGGGCTCGCCGTCTGCCTGGCCGAGAGTGCCATTGCGGAGCCGGAGCGCCTTCTGGGCCTCGAGGTCGAGTTGGCCGACGATCTCCCGCTGGTCGCGCTGCTTTTCGGCGAGGCGCAGGGGCGAGTGGTCGTGTCCTGCGCGCCGGAGCATGCGCCCCGGGTGCTGCAGACGGCCGCGGAATTTGGCGTGCCCGCCGCCGCCCTCGGACACGTGGGCGAAGTCGGCGGGCGCTTCGTGATCCGCACACCCACCGCCCGCCTGGACCTGCCCGCCGCCGAGCTGGCCGAGGCCTACCACCAGGCCATCCCCCGGCTTATGGAGCACTCCCCCGCAGCCGTCGAGGTCGAGATCGAGCACCCCCCCATGCCGCGCTGA
- a CDS encoding dodecin domain-containing protein: MAQHVYKITEITGSSPEGVEDAVRTAIARAARTVRNMRWFEVIETRGQIEGDRVAHWQVTLKIGFTLEG, translated from the coding sequence ATGGCGCAGCACGTTTACAAGATCACCGAGATCACGGGCTCTTCGCCCGAGGGCGTCGAAGACGCCGTGCGTACGGCCATCGCGCGGGCCGCGCGCACCGTGCGTAACATGCGCTGGTTCGAGGTGATCGAGACCCGCGGCCAGATCGAGGGGGACCGCGTGGCCCACTGGCAGGTGACGCTCAAGATCGGGTTCACGCTGGAGGGGTGA